A genomic region of Glycine max cultivar Williams 82 chromosome 15, Glycine_max_v4.0, whole genome shotgun sequence contains the following coding sequences:
- the LOC100500095 gene encoding mediator of RNA polymerase II transcription subunit 18-like isoform X1, translated as MDLSKVLDCINNTCISCVMQLSIVDMECVVQGIIETQHVEALEILLQGLCGVQRERLRIHEICLKSGPHLGTVASEVRLLCDLEQAEPSWTVKHVGGAMRGAGAEQISVLVRSMVESKTSKNALRMFYTLGYKLDHELLRVGFSFNFHRGAQITVTVSSINKMLKLHATDEAVPVTPGIQMVEVTAPATAETYAEVASAVSSFCEYLAPLLHLSKPGISTGVVPTAAAAAASLMSDGGGTNL; from the exons ATGGATTTATCAAAAGTGTTAGATTGCATAAATAATACATGCATCTCGTGTGTAATGCAGCTGAGCATAGTGGATATGGAATGTGTGGTTCAGGGAATTATAGAGACTCAG CATGTTGAGGCCTTGGAGATTCTTCTTCAAGGACTATGTGGTGTTCAGAGAGAACGATTGAGGATCCATGAAATATGCCTCAAGAGTGGTCCACATCTGG GCACTGTAGCCTCAGAGGTTCGACTCTTGTGTGACCTAGAGCAAGCTGAACCTTCCTG GACTGTTAAACATGTAGGTGGTGCAATGAGGGGAGCAGGTGCAGAGCAAATTTCTGTTCTCGTTAGGTCAATGGTGGAAAGCAAAACAAGCAAGAATGCACTTCGCATGTTTTATACACTGGGGTACAAGTTAGACCATGAGCTGCTGAGGGTGGGATTTTCCTTCAATTTCCACAGGGGTGCACAAATCACTGTAACAGTTTCATCAATCAATAAAATGCTGAAGCTGCATGCAACTGATGAGGCCGTGCCAGTAACACCTGGTATACAAATGGTTGAAGTAACAGCACCTGCAACTGCTGAAACCTACGCTGAAGTTGCTTCTGCTGTGTCATCCTTTTGTGAATACCTTGCACC GCTTCTCCACCTGTCCAAACCAGGCATTTCAACCGGTGTTGTTCCTACTGCTGCTGCAGCTGCTGCATCTCTAATGTCTGATGGTGGGGGTACAAATTTGTAG
- the LOC100500095 gene encoding mediator of RNA polymerase II transcription subunit 18-like isoform X2, giving the protein MECVVQGIIETQHVEALEILLQGLCGVQRERLRIHEICLKSGPHLGTVASEVRLLCDLEQAEPSWTVKHVGGAMRGAGAEQISVLVRSMVESKTSKNALRMFYTLGYKLDHELLRVGFSFNFHRGAQITVTVSSINKMLKLHATDEAVPVTPGIQMVEVTAPATAETYAEVASAVSSFCEYLAPLLHLSKPGISTGVVPTAAAAAASLMSDGGGTNL; this is encoded by the exons ATGGAATGTGTGGTTCAGGGAATTATAGAGACTCAG CATGTTGAGGCCTTGGAGATTCTTCTTCAAGGACTATGTGGTGTTCAGAGAGAACGATTGAGGATCCATGAAATATGCCTCAAGAGTGGTCCACATCTGG GCACTGTAGCCTCAGAGGTTCGACTCTTGTGTGACCTAGAGCAAGCTGAACCTTCCTG GACTGTTAAACATGTAGGTGGTGCAATGAGGGGAGCAGGTGCAGAGCAAATTTCTGTTCTCGTTAGGTCAATGGTGGAAAGCAAAACAAGCAAGAATGCACTTCGCATGTTTTATACACTGGGGTACAAGTTAGACCATGAGCTGCTGAGGGTGGGATTTTCCTTCAATTTCCACAGGGGTGCACAAATCACTGTAACAGTTTCATCAATCAATAAAATGCTGAAGCTGCATGCAACTGATGAGGCCGTGCCAGTAACACCTGGTATACAAATGGTTGAAGTAACAGCACCTGCAACTGCTGAAACCTACGCTGAAGTTGCTTCTGCTGTGTCATCCTTTTGTGAATACCTTGCACC GCTTCTCCACCTGTCCAAACCAGGCATTTCAACCGGTGTTGTTCCTACTGCTGCTGCAGCTGCTGCATCTCTAATGTCTGATGGTGGGGGTACAAATTTGTAG